One window from the genome of Terriglobales bacterium encodes:
- a CDS encoding VWA domain-containing protein, producing MRTGLAVRLGLSLFVLSLCAAPLWAQEAPKEQGPDQQGELPTFRTQVNVVNLFFNVKDKHGALIPGLTKDEFEVFEDGKPQTIKYFSAETNQPLTLGILIDTSASQQRVLPMEQDVGAAFLKEVLTPKDLAFVINFDVNVELQQDFTSSARDLREALMRVRINSGSPPVTGIPGVGGGPIPQHGTPKGTLLYDAIFLAADEKLKNEVGRKAMIILTDGEDQGSMMILNRAVEAAQRADTIVYVLLIADRGFYYGAMGYSGDRDMKRLTEQTGGRTIEVGNKYEKVKKAFDQIAAELRSQYSIGYTPTNTARDGSFRKIELVSKQGYHVQTRKGYYAPTR from the coding sequence ATGCGAACTGGCCTCGCGGTCCGCCTCGGTCTGTCCCTCTTCGTCTTGAGCCTCTGCGCCGCGCCGCTCTGGGCGCAGGAGGCCCCCAAGGAGCAGGGGCCGGACCAGCAGGGGGAGCTGCCCACCTTCCGCACCCAGGTCAACGTGGTCAACCTGTTCTTCAACGTGAAGGACAAGCACGGCGCCCTCATCCCCGGCCTCACCAAAGACGAATTCGAGGTCTTCGAAGACGGCAAGCCGCAGACCATCAAGTACTTCTCCGCCGAGACCAATCAGCCCCTGACTCTCGGCATCCTCATCGACACCAGCGCCAGCCAGCAGCGGGTGCTGCCCATGGAGCAGGACGTGGGCGCCGCCTTTCTCAAGGAGGTGCTCACTCCCAAAGACCTTGCTTTCGTCATCAACTTCGATGTCAACGTCGAATTGCAGCAGGACTTCACCAGCTCCGCCCGGGACCTGCGCGAGGCCCTCATGCGGGTGAGGATCAATTCCGGAAGTCCCCCCGTGACCGGTATCCCCGGGGTGGGCGGCGGGCCTATCCCCCAGCACGGGACTCCCAAAGGCACGCTGCTCTACGACGCCATCTTCCTGGCCGCGGATGAGAAGCTGAAGAACGAAGTCGGCCGCAAGGCCATGATCATCCTCACCGACGGCGAAGACCAGGGCAGCATGATGATCCTGAACCGGGCCGTCGAGGCCGCGCAGAGGGCGGACACCATCGTCTACGTCCTGCTCATCGCCGACCGCGGCTTCTACTACGGCGCCATGGGCTATTCCGGCGACCGCGACATGAAGCGCCTCACCGAGCAGACGGGAGGCCGGACCATCGAAGTGGGGAACAAGTACGAGAAGGTGAAGAAGGCCTTCGACCAGATCGCCGCTGAGCTACGCAGCCAGTACAGCATCGGCTATACCCCGACCAATACCGCCCGCGATGGCAGCTTCCGCAAGATCGAGCTGGTCAGCAAGCAGGGCTACCACGTCCAGACCCGCAAGGGCTACTACGCCCCGACAAGATAG
- a CDS encoding VWA domain-containing protein, with amino-acid sequence MKTVYSLPLFLALTAVVWAQTPAPSYPAPSGPPPAGAKPQVPAQQASLPGAVSGKTDDPDVTTFHKKVEEVNVIFTVTDKHGRFIKDLKEQDFHFLDDKRPPEAVKDFRSETDLPLRVGLLIDSSNSIALRFRFEQEAATEFLNQIVRPKSDLAFVIGFDTTTEVTQDFTDDSEKLSKGIHILRPGGGTALYDAVYFACRDKLMKAPVTGPARRAIILLSDGDDNQSRVTREEAIEMAQRAEVIIYAISTNTADMKGLPGDKVLERMSEATGGRAFFPFKIQDVSNAFTEIQEELRSQYQVAYKPAQFIANGRYRSIEILADNKKYKVRARKGYFAPRE; translated from the coding sequence ATGAAGACTGTGTATTCCCTTCCTTTGTTTCTCGCGTTGACCGCGGTGGTGTGGGCACAGACACCGGCGCCGAGCTATCCCGCGCCCAGCGGCCCGCCTCCGGCCGGGGCTAAGCCGCAGGTGCCGGCGCAACAGGCGTCGCTTCCCGGCGCTGTCAGCGGCAAGACGGACGACCCCGACGTCACCACCTTCCACAAGAAAGTGGAAGAGGTGAACGTCATCTTCACCGTGACCGACAAGCACGGCAGGTTCATCAAGGACCTGAAAGAACAGGATTTCCATTTCCTGGACGACAAGCGGCCGCCGGAAGCGGTGAAGGACTTTCGCAGCGAGACCGACCTGCCCCTGCGGGTCGGCCTGCTGATCGATTCGAGCAACTCCATCGCCCTGCGCTTCCGCTTCGAGCAGGAAGCGGCGACCGAGTTCCTGAACCAGATCGTGCGGCCGAAATCGGACCTGGCATTCGTGATCGGCTTCGATACCACGACCGAGGTCACGCAGGACTTCACCGACGACTCCGAAAAGCTCTCCAAAGGGATCCACATACTGCGGCCGGGAGGAGGTACCGCCCTGTATGACGCGGTGTACTTCGCTTGCCGCGACAAGCTGATGAAGGCGCCGGTGACGGGGCCGGCGCGCCGGGCCATCATCCTGCTGAGCGACGGCGACGACAACCAGAGCCGGGTCACGCGGGAGGAGGCCATCGAGATGGCGCAGCGCGCCGAGGTCATCATCTACGCCATCAGCACCAATACCGCCGACATGAAGGGCTTGCCGGGCGACAAGGTGCTGGAACGCATGTCGGAAGCCACCGGCGGCCGCGCTTTCTTCCCCTTCAAGATCCAGGACGTGTCCAACGCCTTTACCGAGATCCAGGAAGAATTGCGCAGTCAGTACCAAGTCGCCTACAAGCCGGCCCAGTTCATTGCCAACGGCAGGTACCGCAGCATCGAGATCCTGGCCGACAACAAGAAATACAAAGTGCGGGCCAGGAAGGGATACTTTGCGCCGAGAGAGTAG